One stretch of Dissulfurimicrobium hydrothermale DNA includes these proteins:
- the yidC gene encoding membrane protein insertase YidC, giving the protein MEFRSLLAIILSMLVLIGFQYLSGNLPGHPVEQAPNRSGMPPTAQTKNAGSLEGQTAQMQRPNGTAIQQPPAGLIPKVSQRIARDITVETDLYRMVFSERGAVLKECLLKRYSTNMKPDSPPVNLINTSQPDLPLGIELGTSPPVDLLDQTFDADKPGLVLTDSKKEGSLSFSYRLPNGSSVLKTYTFHQGSYWVDLSIEVKGRPGAPVTIFMYNRPFSKETSYVFSGPAYYAKDALTEVKLSKPGEKSNHSGPIDWIGYEDNYFLAAIIPLDQYGGANATFEKKDASGLTAISLTLPLKSDEAGDSVRLGLYYGPKEIETLKALDHHLADSIDFGWFTPIAKPLLYLLNFLYSYFHNYGIAIIIITLLIKIAFWPLAHKSAKSMKTMQKLQPKLAKLKEKYANDKEALNRELMQLYKTYKVNPMSGCLPMLLQIPVFFALYKVLLQAIELRHAPFALWIKDLSAPDRLMIPGVVIPILGGIPVLTLFMGASMYLQQKMTPSSLDPTQAKMMQILPVVFTFMFINFPSGLVLYWLVNNLFSIVQQYYINKFTE; this is encoded by the coding sequence ATGGAATTCCGTTCACTCTTAGCGATAATCTTATCAATGCTCGTATTGATAGGCTTTCAGTATCTCTCAGGCAATCTGCCGGGCCATCCTGTCGAACAGGCCCCAAACCGATCCGGCATGCCTCCAACTGCTCAGACAAAAAATGCTGGCTCACTGGAAGGACAGACGGCGCAAATGCAGAGACCGAACGGCACGGCCATCCAACAACCACCGGCCGGCCTCATTCCCAAGGTGTCTCAGAGGATAGCAAGGGACATCACTGTCGAGACAGATCTCTATCGGATGGTATTTTCAGAACGAGGCGCCGTCCTTAAAGAATGCCTCCTGAAACGCTATTCTACAAATATGAAGCCGGATTCGCCGCCTGTGAACCTTATAAACACGTCGCAACCCGACCTTCCTTTGGGTATCGAGCTTGGAACGTCACCGCCCGTCGATCTTTTGGATCAGACGTTCGATGCCGACAAACCTGGGCTCGTCTTGACCGACTCCAAAAAGGAGGGGAGCTTGAGCTTCTCGTACAGACTGCCTAATGGATCTTCTGTTTTAAAAACCTATACATTCCACCAGGGGAGCTACTGGGTAGACCTCTCCATAGAGGTCAAAGGACGACCTGGTGCGCCCGTGACCATATTTATGTACAACAGGCCCTTTTCCAAGGAGACAAGTTATGTATTCTCAGGGCCTGCCTACTATGCAAAAGACGCCTTGACAGAGGTAAAACTCAGCAAGCCAGGGGAAAAATCGAATCATTCAGGGCCAATAGACTGGATCGGCTATGAAGATAACTACTTTTTGGCTGCCATAATACCGCTGGACCAATACGGCGGTGCTAATGCCACTTTTGAAAAAAAAGATGCATCCGGACTTACGGCCATCAGCCTTACATTACCCCTCAAGTCAGACGAGGCGGGAGATTCTGTAAGGCTTGGGCTTTATTACGGGCCGAAAGAGATAGAGACATTGAAGGCACTAGACCACCATCTGGCCGATTCGATAGATTTCGGCTGGTTTACACCTATTGCAAAACCCCTTCTGTATCTTCTCAACTTTCTCTACAGTTATTTTCATAACTACGGCATTGCCATCATAATCATCACACTGCTGATAAAGATCGCCTTCTGGCCACTTGCGCACAAGAGCGCCAAGTCTATGAAGACCATGCAAAAGCTGCAGCCGAAACTCGCCAAGTTGAAAGAAAAATATGCAAACGACAAAGAGGCCCTGAACAGAGAACTTATGCAGCTCTATAAAACATACAAAGTCAATCCTATGAGCGGGTGCCTGCCCATGTTACTGCAGATACCGGTATTTTTCGCCCTTTACAAGGTGCTTCTACAGGCAATCGAACTCAGACACGCCCCATTCGCCTTATGGATAAAAGATCTGTCCGCGCCTGACCGTCTAATGATACCAGGGGTCGTCATACCTATCCTTGGCGGCATCCCGGTCCTTACGCTCTTCATGGGCGCCTCAATGTATCTGCAACAGAAAATGACACCCAGTTCTCTTGACCCCACCCAGGCCAAGATGATGCAAATCCTGCCGGTGGTCTTCACATTCATGTTTATAAATTTTCCATCCGGTCTCGTACTCTACTGGCTTGTAAACAACCTGTTTTCCATAGTGCAGCAATACTATATAAATAAATTCACTGAGTAA
- the yidD gene encoding membrane protein insertion efficiency factor YidD: protein MRSKIATITGKTIGCAIIFTIRIYRILFSSILPRSCRFFPSCSVYGEEAIRRHGPLIGSAMLAKRLIRCHPWHPGGYDPVP from the coding sequence ATGAGATCTAAAATAGCGACAATAACAGGCAAGACGATTGGATGTGCGATCATATTTACGATCCGCATTTACCGCATATTGTTTTCCTCGATCCTTCCGAGAAGCTGCCGCTTCTTTCCAAGCTGTTCAGTTTATGGAGAAGAGGCGATAAGACGGCATGGACCGCTCATAGGGTCCGCCATGCTCGCCAAGAGGCTCATACGCTGCCATCCTTGGCACCCTGGAGGATACGACCCAGTCCCTTGA
- the rnpA gene encoding ribonuclease P protein component, whose amino-acid sequence MKKNIRIKQAGLLRSERLCGKGAFGPIFKARRRVRLPCLTVVYAPNGLSYRRMGISIGKNYGNANAVERNRVKRLVRELFRRNKDIFPVGCDVVFIPHVGFLNIEINTYCRMFEDLFKDISSTHRKTDDKDKNEI is encoded by the coding sequence GTGAAAAAAAACATCCGAATCAAGCAGGCTGGTCTGCTGAGGTCTGAGCGGTTATGCGGCAAAGGGGCCTTTGGACCGATATTCAAGGCACGGAGGCGAGTAAGGCTTCCTTGTCTGACAGTGGTATATGCCCCAAACGGTCTGTCTTACCGAAGGATGGGTATAAGCATAGGTAAGAACTATGGTAACGCCAACGCCGTTGAAAGGAACAGGGTCAAGAGATTAGTTAGAGAACTCTTCCGAAGGAACAAAGACATCTTTCCGGTAGGATGCGATGTAGTTTTCATACCGCACGTCGGATTTTTGAATATCGAGATCAACACCTATTGCAGGATGTTTGAAGATCTATTCAAAGACATCAGTAGCACACACCGTAAGACGGACGATAAAGATAAAAATGAGATCTAA
- the rpmH gene encoding 50S ribosomal protein L34, whose protein sequence is MKMTFQPSVLKRKRTHGFRKRMSTKGGRLVLKSRRAKGRYRLCV, encoded by the coding sequence ATGAAAATGACATTCCAACCAAGTGTGCTAAAGAGAAAAAGGACGCATGGATTCAGAAAACGCATGAGCACAAAAGGCGGACGCCTTGTGCTTAAAAGCCGCAGGGCAAAAGGCAGATACCGTCTCTGTGTATAG
- a CDS encoding 2-oxoacid:acceptor oxidoreductase family protein, translating into MKEVRLHGRGGQGGVTSAELVAIAAIDEGKYAQAFPSFGPERRGAPVTAFIRVSDSQIRTREKVYNPDIVVVLDSSLPSLVKVEDGLREGGIVILNTHLKEAEVREKFGIRGRLAMVDANTIAREVIGMPITNTTMLGALLKATGIVGMDALSDALDRRFGRLAEKNKAAMRRAYEETVVAG; encoded by the coding sequence ATGAAAGAGGTAAGACTTCATGGTCGCGGCGGTCAGGGTGGCGTTACGTCCGCTGAGCTTGTTGCGATAGCGGCTATAGACGAGGGTAAATACGCGCAGGCCTTCCCGAGTTTCGGACCTGAGCGTAGGGGTGCCCCTGTTACGGCCTTCATAAGGGTCAGCGATAGCCAGATTAGGACCAGGGAAAAGGTCTACAATCCGGATATAGTGGTTGTGCTTGATTCGTCTCTCCCAAGTCTTGTCAAGGTCGAAGACGGTCTGCGCGAAGGTGGGATTGTGATCTTGAATACCCATCTTAAAGAGGCCGAGGTGAGAGAGAAATTCGGAATCAGGGGCAGGCTCGCGATGGTCGATGCCAACACAATAGCGAGAGAGGTTATAGGCATGCCCATTACAAATACCACTATGCTTGGCGCCCTTTTGAAGGCCACCGGAATAGTGGGCATGGATGCCTTGAGCGACGCCCTTGACAGGCGCTTCGGTAGATTGGCCGAGAAGAACAAGGCCGCTATGCGTAGGGCGTACGAAGAGACGGTGGTTGCTGGTTGA
- a CDS encoding 4Fe-4S binding protein, whose protein sequence is MAILDAIVGWKTLPFGCHVLEPGNSARFRTGDWRSQRPSTDREKCIKCGMCWIFCPDMAYRQTPEGYFEADMEYCKGCGICANECPKDAITMSPEEE, encoded by the coding sequence ATGGCAATATTAGACGCCATTGTTGGATGGAAGACATTACCGTTTGGGTGTCATGTGTTGGAACCGGGCAATTCAGCCAGGTTCAGGACCGGGGACTGGAGGTCTCAGCGTCCTTCAACAGATAGAGAAAAGTGCATAAAGTGTGGTATGTGCTGGATATTTTGTCCGGATATGGCATATCGTCAGACCCCTGAGGGTTATTTCGAGGCTGATATGGAATACTGCAAGGGCTGTGGTATCTGCGCCAATGAGTGCCCCAAGGATGCCATAACAATGTCGCCTGAGGAGGAGTAG
- a CDS encoding transketolase C-terminal domain-containing protein has translation MAKRVGIEVSIAVAEAVRLADVDVVPAYPITPQTHIVEHLSEFVANGELDAEFIPVESEHAAMSCCCGSSAAGARTFTSSSSQGLSLMSEILYHPGPMRLPIVMVVANRALAAPISIWNDHQDIMVQRDIGWIQTFAENGQDAFDLTLHAFRVAEDRRVSLPMIVNIDGFTLSHVIEPIEILSKEEVGRFLPPFKPRFRLDTKKPISIGPVGVPEVYTEAKVAHNEALKASKRVIVQAWKEFANLFGRQYNPVETYRSEDAEVILVTMGSISETAMTAVDAMRDAGQKVGLVRIRLWRPFPGPEFKKAIGKAGVLAVIDRCLPPGAVCGPVGAELRSLFYKVPGAPKIFSFVAGLGGRDVTVDRFKEIVEKARTYAKRRPVENYEVIGVREQ, from the coding sequence ATGGCTAAACGAGTAGGGATAGAGGTTTCGATAGCGGTAGCAGAGGCAGTCAGGCTGGCTGATGTGGATGTCGTGCCTGCGTATCCTATTACGCCCCAGACGCATATTGTGGAGCATCTGTCGGAATTTGTCGCAAACGGCGAGCTTGACGCTGAATTCATACCTGTGGAATCAGAACATGCAGCTATGAGCTGTTGCTGCGGCTCCTCAGCAGCAGGGGCGAGGACATTTACGTCTTCGAGCTCTCAGGGTCTTTCGCTTATGAGCGAGATACTTTATCACCCTGGCCCCATGAGGCTTCCCATAGTCATGGTGGTGGCGAACAGGGCGCTGGCTGCACCGATCAGTATATGGAACGACCATCAGGACATAATGGTTCAGAGGGATATAGGCTGGATACAGACATTTGCGGAAAACGGGCAGGATGCCTTTGATCTTACGCTTCATGCCTTCAGGGTTGCAGAAGACCGTAGGGTTTCACTCCCCATGATCGTCAATATTGACGGTTTTACCCTGAGTCATGTCATAGAACCGATCGAGATATTGAGCAAAGAAGAGGTTGGCAGGTTCCTGCCGCCCTTTAAGCCGCGTTTCCGTTTGGACACCAAAAAGCCTATATCTATAGGGCCTGTGGGCGTGCCAGAGGTCTACACAGAGGCGAAGGTGGCGCACAACGAGGCGCTAAAGGCGTCGAAAAGGGTGATTGTCCAGGCATGGAAGGAGTTTGCCAACCTCTTTGGCCGTCAGTATAATCCTGTCGAGACATACCGCAGTGAAGATGCAGAGGTCATCCTGGTTACTATGGGCAGCATCTCTGAGACGGCCATGACCGCTGTCGACGCCATGCGGGATGCAGGCCAGAAGGTGGGTCTTGTCAGGATACGCCTCTGGAGACCGTTTCCTGGTCCTGAATTTAAAAAGGCGATTGGTAAGGCCGGGGTGCTTGCAGTAATAGACAGATGCCTGCCACCTGGTGCGGTATGTGGTCCCGTAGGCGCCGAACTCAGAAGTCTATTCTATAAGGTGCCAGGGGCACCGAAGATATTCAGCTTCGTGGCCGGTCTAGGCGGCCGCGATGTGACAGTTGACCGCTTTAAAGAGATCGTTGAGAAGGCCAGGACATATGCAAAGAGACGTCCTGTTGAAAATTATGAAGTTATAGGGGTGCGCGAACAATGA
- the porB gene encoding pyruvate synthase subunit PorB, with amino-acid sequence MIPEFEKFKGFSAKNLPKDEPLASGHRACQGCGEVLALRMVMKALGREVIVCNATGCMEIITTPFPQTAWNVPWIHVAFENAAAVASGVEAGRKVLMRKGRIPKRHIDILAVGGDGATGDIGLQWISGAFERGHDLLYVCLDNEAYMNTGIQRSGCTPYGAMTTTSPPGKESFGQVTWKKNIPAIMAAHGIPYVATASPAYYLDLMNKVKKAALVKGPAYVHIYSPCPTGWGSAGDKSVEYARLAVETKVFPLYEVIEGRYIISRKITKPKPVSDYLKGQRRFRHLTDEQISYIQNRVDTEYEKIVKLAEMS; translated from the coding sequence ATGATACCTGAATTTGAAAAATTTAAGGGTTTCTCGGCAAAAAATCTTCCAAAAGACGAGCCGTTGGCCTCGGGCCATAGGGCATGTCAAGGATGCGGAGAGGTCTTGGCCTTGAGGATGGTGATGAAGGCCCTTGGGCGCGAGGTTATCGTATGCAATGCCACCGGCTGCATGGAGATCATTACCACGCCGTTTCCCCAGACGGCCTGGAATGTGCCGTGGATACATGTCGCATTCGAAAATGCGGCGGCCGTGGCCTCCGGGGTCGAGGCTGGCAGGAAGGTCTTAATGCGCAAGGGCAGGATCCCAAAGAGGCATATTGACATATTGGCCGTAGGCGGAGATGGTGCGACTGGTGATATCGGACTTCAGTGGATATCCGGGGCCTTTGAGCGCGGACATGACCTCCTCTATGTCTGCCTGGACAACGAGGCATATATGAATACAGGCATCCAGCGTTCCGGCTGTACACCCTATGGGGCCATGACAACCACGAGCCCTCCAGGCAAGGAGAGTTTTGGACAGGTGACGTGGAAAAAGAATATCCCTGCCATCATGGCGGCCCACGGTATCCCTTATGTGGCCACGGCATCACCGGCCTATTATCTTGATCTCATGAACAAGGTCAAAAAGGCGGCGTTGGTGAAAGGGCCGGCATACGTCCATATCTATTCCCCATGTCCGACTGGATGGGGTTCCGCAGGGGACAAATCAGTGGAATATGCACGTCTTGCAGTTGAAACAAAGGTCTTTCCGCTCTATGAGGTTATAGAAGGTCGCTATATTATAAGTCGCAAGATCACGAAGCCCAAGCCGGTAAGCGATTATTTGAAAGGGCAGCGCCGTTTCCGTCACTTGACAGATGAGCAGATTTCTTATATTCAAAACAGAGTAGATACAGAGTATGAAAAGATAGTAAAATTGGCTGAAATGAGTTAA
- a CDS encoding aspartate carbamoyltransferase catalytic subunit has protein sequence MNRLSSRHILSISDLGQKDIELILDTADSLSQILTRPIKKAPPLRGRTIVNLFFEPSTRTRLSFELAAKRLSADTVSVSAAASSVVKGETLIDTAKNIEAMRPDVVVLRHPCSGASHLMARYMERAAVINAGDGMNEHPTQALLDLFTVKRHLGRLSGLKVAIIGDIAHSRVAHSDIRAFAKMGADVFVSGPATMFPSQVEALGATVVLRPEDAIKEADVVMALRIQKERQGRSLIPGVREYASVYGLTSERLKLARPGAIVMHPGPVNRGVEIAPQVQDGPFSVILDQVTNGVAVRMAILSLILPETV, from the coding sequence ATGAATCGCCTCTCGTCAAGACACATACTGAGCATCTCCGACTTGGGCCAAAAAGATATAGAGCTTATACTTGATACGGCTGATTCATTAAGCCAGATATTGACAAGACCCATAAAAAAAGCGCCCCCCTTAAGGGGTCGCACCATTGTCAATCTGTTTTTTGAACCTTCTACCCGGACGAGGCTCTCTTTTGAGCTTGCAGCAAAACGTCTAAGCGCCGATACGGTCAGCGTTTCGGCTGCGGCGAGCAGTGTCGTGAAGGGCGAAACCCTGATAGATACGGCTAAAAACATAGAGGCCATGAGACCTGATGTCGTCGTGCTCAGACACCCTTGTTCGGGCGCTTCTCATTTGATGGCGAGATATATGGAGAGGGCGGCGGTAATAAACGCTGGAGACGGTATGAACGAACATCCAACCCAGGCCCTTCTCGATCTTTTTACCGTGAAAAGGCATCTTGGCAGGCTTTCAGGTCTTAAAGTAGCCATTATAGGCGATATCGCGCACAGCCGCGTAGCCCATTCGGATATCAGGGCCTTTGCCAAGATGGGAGCGGATGTATTTGTGTCAGGCCCTGCCACCATGTTTCCCTCTCAGGTCGAGGCATTGGGGGCGACCGTAGTTTTAAGGCCTGAGGATGCCATTAAAGAGGCTGATGTGGTTATGGCGCTTCGTATCCAAAAAGAGCGGCAGGGAAGATCTTTAATACCAGGCGTCAGGGAGTATGCATCAGTCTATGGCCTTACGTCAGAGAGGCTTAAACTTGCCAGGCCTGGAGCGATAGTCATGCACCCAGGCCCGGTAAACCGCGGTGTGGAGATAGCGCCCCAGGTGCAGGATGGGCCGTTTTCGGTCATCCTTGATCAGGTGACAAACGGCGTAGCGGTCAGGATGGCCATTTTGTCGCTTATACTCCCTGAAACGGTTTGA
- a CDS encoding dihydroorotase, translating into MRPIFLQNLRILDPETRLDVTGDILIMDGRIAAIGDEISPPDDVRMVDCSGMWAAPGLMDMHVHLREPGEEYKETIETGTLAAVAGGFTAVASMPNTNPVNDTSAVTRFVIERAISAGYASVYPVASITKGLKGKELSEFADLMGAGAVAFSDDGYPVSDPGMMRLALEYAKGLGALIISHAEELALSSGGVLNEGRISTILGLKGIPSAAEDIAVFRDVCLAEFTGARLHIAHVSTIGAVQIIRQAKAMGVKVTAETAPHYFSLTEEAVLGYDVNAKVNPPLRTEEDRLAVIDGLRDGTIDVIATDHAPHSILEKEKEFETAANGMIGLETALPLALELVRAGVLTPLELIRRMSLNPRKILGIQGGRIKPGGAADLCVIDPEAMFVVNRENLRSRSLNTPFLGKTLKGRAVLTVSCGKIVHNLLW; encoded by the coding sequence ATGAGGCCAATATTTTTGCAGAACCTCAGGATATTAGACCCTGAAACGAGGCTGGATGTCACTGGAGATATCCTTATCATGGATGGCCGTATAGCTGCGATCGGGGATGAAATTTCTCCGCCTGACGACGTTCGTATGGTGGACTGTAGTGGCATGTGGGCGGCCCCAGGGCTGATGGACATGCATGTCCATCTAAGAGAGCCTGGTGAGGAATATAAAGAGACCATCGAGACCGGGACGTTGGCCGCTGTGGCAGGTGGCTTTACGGCTGTTGCCTCTATGCCGAATACAAATCCGGTAAATGATACATCTGCTGTCACGAGGTTTGTTATCGAACGGGCTATAAGCGCCGGATATGCCTCTGTGTACCCTGTTGCATCTATAACAAAGGGGCTTAAGGGTAAAGAGCTTTCCGAATTTGCCGATCTTATGGGGGCTGGCGCCGTAGCCTTTTCGGACGACGGCTACCCAGTCTCGGACCCAGGTATGATGCGCCTAGCCCTCGAATATGCGAAGGGTTTGGGGGCGCTCATCATTTCTCATGCAGAGGAATTGGCACTTTCGAGCGGGGGGGTCTTGAATGAAGGTAGGATCTCGACCATCTTGGGACTTAAGGGCATACCGAGTGCGGCTGAAGATATAGCTGTTTTCAGGGACGTGTGTCTTGCCGAATTTACAGGCGCCAGGCTTCACATAGCCCATGTGAGCACAATTGGCGCAGTCCAGATCATAAGACAGGCAAAGGCGATGGGTGTGAAGGTTACCGCAGAGACTGCTCCACACTATTTCAGTCTTACCGAAGAGGCTGTCTTGGGTTATGACGTCAATGCCAAGGTGAATCCGCCCTTGAGGACCGAGGAGGACAGGCTTGCGGTAATCGATGGATTAAGAGACGGTACGATAGATGTGATAGCGACTGATCACGCCCCACACAGCATCCTTGAAAAGGAAAAGGAGTTTGAGACGGCGGCGAACGGGATGATAGGTCTCGAGACCGCACTGCCGCTCGCGCTTGAGCTCGTAAGGGCCGGGGTCTTGACCCCTCTTGAATTGATAAGGCGTATGTCCCTTAATCCACGGAAGATACTTGGTATTCAGGGCGGCCGTATTAAACCTGGTGGGGCGGCCGATCTATGCGTCATAGACCCGGAGGCCATGTTTGTTGTAAACAGGGAAAACCTGAGGTCCCGCAGCTTGAATACCCCGTTTCTCGGCAAGACGCTCAAAGGCAGGGCGGTTCTGACCGTCTCATGCGGCAAGATCGTACATAATCTTTTGTGGTAA
- a CDS encoding mannose-1-phosphate guanylyltransferase encodes MTQQDANRYHAIILAGGLGTRLWPRSRTSKPKQLQCIESSTETLLQQTAARLVPIFSWDRIWVITKPGYKKEVSRQLPGLDKGHILIEPTPKGTAAAISWATARIELLFKDPVIGIFPSDHLINSDSRFKSYVLSALEWVENNRGIALLGIKPLRPETAYGYIESGETLDRIRGNECKRVRSFHEKPNEAAAREYILNGRTFWNSGIFFFRTEILFDALKAVTPEIWQHYGTRRARRPRYNLMPDECIDRLLIERLAPPCSTGKNEAGHGALHSDCNEITLAVFPADLDWHDIGIWETFYSILEKDAAANASSGLTVTLDCSDCLIVSGKGVLTAALGIKGLAIVADGDAVLVCPRERLGEVKNLVEEIRKRGLKKYL; translated from the coding sequence ATGACACAACAAGACGCTAACAGATATCATGCCATCATCCTCGCCGGCGGACTCGGTACAAGACTATGGCCCAGGAGCAGGACCTCTAAACCCAAACAACTCCAATGCATCGAATCGAGTACCGAGACACTGCTCCAACAGACCGCCGCAAGACTTGTCCCTATCTTCTCATGGGACAGGATATGGGTGATAACAAAACCAGGGTATAAAAAAGAGGTCTCCAGACAGCTCCCCGGACTGGATAAGGGGCATATATTGATCGAACCGACACCAAAAGGTACGGCTGCCGCGATCTCATGGGCGACCGCCAGGATAGAGCTCTTGTTCAAAGACCCGGTGATAGGTATATTTCCGAGCGACCATCTGATCAACAGCGATAGTCGGTTTAAAAGCTATGTCCTTTCAGCCCTTGAATGGGTTGAGAATAACCGCGGCATAGCATTGCTGGGCATCAAACCCCTGAGACCCGAAACTGCCTATGGCTATATAGAAAGCGGGGAGACCCTGGACCGTATCAGGGGCAATGAGTGCAAAAGGGTGCGATCCTTTCATGAAAAACCAAACGAGGCCGCGGCAAGGGAATATATCCTGAACGGCAGGACTTTTTGGAACAGCGGCATATTTTTCTTTAGGACCGAGATACTCTTTGATGCCTTAAAGGCCGTAACACCCGAGATATGGCAACATTATGGGACAAGGCGCGCAAGACGCCCCCGCTACAACCTGATGCCTGACGAATGTATAGACAGGCTGCTCATAGAGAGGCTTGCGCCGCCATGCAGTACCGGAAAAAACGAGGCCGGACACGGCGCCCTTCACTCAGACTGCAATGAAATCACGCTTGCGGTCTTTCCAGCCGACCTCGACTGGCACGACATAGGCATCTGGGAGACCTTTTACTCCATCCTTGAAAAGGATGCAGCTGCAAACGCATCAAGCGGCCTTACTGTAACCCTCGACTGCTCAGATTGTCTAATTGTCTCAGGTAAGGGCGTACTGACCGCCGCTCTCGGGATCAAAGGGCTTGCGATCGTAGCGGACGGCGATGCAGTCCTTGTGTGCCCAAGAGAGAGGCTTGGCGAGGTCAAAAACCTAGTCGAAGAGATCAGAAAAAGGGGATTAAAAAAATACCTTTAG
- a CDS encoding 16S rRNA (uracil(1498)-N(3))-methyltransferase: MYRPIKQDMKPPHFAVKGVLPLLIGERVALTGKEAHHMKDVLRLGPGDLVNLIDAAGYKAMARIMTIDTESVVLEVLEDATFQDDRLPIELIASIIKSDKMDWLIQKATELGVTAIRPVLTAHTVVRLGVGRREQKVARWHEIAIQTLKQCKSLMPPKIHAITHLEDTLIEVCRASDPKALILLDEKYKDKGLIEVWNELNKPTKVVILTGPEGGLSDKETDMCKKAGFVQASLGSRILKAETAAVAAISILGALILHDTTRR; encoded by the coding sequence ATGTATCGGCCTATCAAACAGGACATGAAACCGCCGCATTTCGCTGTAAAAGGCGTATTGCCACTCCTGATTGGTGAACGCGTGGCCTTGACGGGCAAGGAGGCTCATCATATGAAGGATGTCCTGCGCCTGGGGCCAGGAGACCTTGTCAATCTCATTGACGCCGCCGGATACAAGGCGATGGCCAGAATCATGACCATTGACACAGAATCGGTTGTGCTGGAGGTGTTAGAGGATGCAACATTCCAAGATGACCGCCTGCCAATAGAGCTGATTGCATCTATAATAAAATCGGACAAGATGGATTGGTTGATCCAGAAGGCCACTGAGCTTGGGGTCACTGCAATAAGGCCGGTTCTTACCGCCCACACAGTAGTCAGGCTGGGTGTCGGACGGAGGGAACAAAAGGTCGCCAGGTGGCACGAGATAGCCATCCAGACCCTGAAACAGTGCAAAAGCCTAATGCCACCGAAGATACACGCAATAACCCATCTTGAAGACACTCTCATTGAAGTCTGCAGGGCATCCGATCCGAAGGCACTCATCCTCCTAGACGAGAAATATAAAGATAAAGGCCTGATAGAGGTTTGGAACGAATTGAACAAACCGACTAAAGTTGTTATCCTCACGGGGCCTGAAGGCGGACTCTCAGACAAAGAAACTGACATGTGCAAAAAGGCCGGCTTTGTGCAGGCATCCCTCGGCTCAAGAATACTAAAGGCTGAAACCGCCGCTGTGGCCGCGATCTCCATACTCGGCGCGCTGATACTACATGACACAACAAGACGCTAA